The genomic segment AATCTCCTAAGGGCTGGAATAATAACAAATCCCAATAATGTTGAAATGATAAACGCGACCACAATGGCCGTCAATGTAGTGACAAGTGTCATAATATTTTTCTCCTTCTAACTTCTGATGCAGCAACTTATTTGCGCTGTACCAGACTTTGCATTTAAATGGTTATTCAGTGTAAACGTGAATAACATCATCAACCGTGATTAATGTTTCAGCTACAGGTAACTGGTATTTCACTTGTTCCCCGGAACCGTGCCATTCGATACGATACGTATACAATTGGCTAGTGATTTTCCCTTTTGTCATTCCTGTCAGATCCGGGACCCGATGTGTTAATGAATCGCCCCATCTATATTCTTTTTCAATTTGCCCTTCCCTACTCGTAATGCCAGCTAGCGGGGCAATTTCTTCAATGATTCGACCTACTATAGGCGCTGCTATGACGCCTCCGAACTGAATGGAGTTTTTCGGACTATCAATTGCAATATAGACGAGTAACTCGGGATCATCTGCTGGTGCAAACCCGATAAACGAAACGATATAATCACCGTCTTTATAAACACCATCGACAACCTTTTGTGCGGTACCAGTCTTTCCGCCAACACGCAGTCCATCTGTAAACGCATTACGGCCCGAACCATTTGCAACAACCGATTCTAGCGCTTCCCTTACTTGCTTAGATGTTTCCTCACTGATTACCTGTCGCTGCATTTCCGGACCAAATGATTGAAGTGTCTTTCCCTTATCATCTGTAATTTCCTTCACGATATACGGACGATAAAGATAACCGCCATTTATCGCTGCTGCAACTGCTTGAACTTGCTGAATCGGTGTCACTGAAATCCCTTGACCAAATGCGGTTGTCGCTTGTTCGACAGGTCCAAAGTTTTTTTCAGAAAAAAGAATCCCTTTTGATTCGCCTGCAATTCCTGATCCTGTTGATTCTCCAAAACCGAAGTCCTTGATATATTTGCTTAACTTTTTCGGCCCTAATCGCTGCCCGATTTCAACAAATCCCGGGTTGCATGAATTTTCAACGACTTCGAGAAAAGTCTGATCCTTATGTCCTTCTCTTTTCCAACAACGTAATCTAGCTTTTCCAATCATTACATAACCTGGATCATAAAAATGCTCTTTATGAAGATCAATGACCTTTTCTTCAAGTCCCGCGGCAAGCGTTAGAATTTTGAATGTCGAACCCGGCTCGAAAGTCATCCAAACAGGTAAGTTACGATTGTAAATGCTTGGGTCTACGTTTTGATATTCCGCAGGG from the Sporosarcina psychrophila genome contains:
- a CDS encoding penicillin-binding transpeptidase domain-containing protein codes for the protein MVVAKLFHVQIIDHELLKGRAEANWDREIPFGGVRGDIVDRNGDLIVGNRLAPTLYFMPSQNREVKSAATALASILNVDAAKLEEKMAKREVMVKIAPEGKNITKEQADEIALLQIDGLYTGVDFARHYPNGELLSRLVGFTGYDGNGLAGIEYAYDEILKGTGDRIRLYTDAKGIPLPHVDDGFKTGDKGASVELTIDLRMQEIVEREMLQAMEKYDATQALAIVMNPKTGELLSIASAPTFHPAEYQNVDPSIYNRNLPVWMTFEPGSTFKILTLAAGLEEKVIDLHKEHFYDPGYVMIGKARLRCWKREGHKDQTFLEVVENSCNPGFVEIGQRLGPKKLSKYIKDFGFGESTGSGIAGESKGILFSEKNFGPVEQATTAFGQGISVTPIQQVQAVAAAINGGYLYRPYIVKEITDDKGKTLQSFGPEMQRQVISEETSKQVREALESVVANGSGRNAFTDGLRVGGKTGTAQKVVDGVYKDGDYIVSFIGFAPADDPELLVYIAIDSPKNSIQFGGVIAAPIVGRIIEEIAPLAGITSREGQIEKEYRWGDSLTHRVPDLTGMTKGKITSQLYTYRIEWHGSGEQVKYQLPVAETLITVDDVIHVYTE